A segment of the Corylus avellana chromosome ca2, CavTom2PMs-1.0 genome:
TTAAGTtcgaaataccaaaaaataatatatatatatatataacccttcACAGGatgattttctttattttgaaaaatctaattGACAAAATACTCATTGACAAAACCACCAACAAAACTAGCGGAGCCaccatttttgttaatttttgagACTTCGGTGTGTGGGGGCTCGGAGGTGGGTAGTGGGTTCGGTATGACTGTAAATCCAGCCGTTATAAACGTCCACCAACCGGTTACCGCAATTAGCCAACCGCTTTTAAAAGGGATTGGAAATAACCGATAACCACAATGTTGGGAGGTAAAATAGTTATGGaatttttaccaagagtacattaatatatataattgaacacaactctagctcaaaagcctaagctaatgggttaagatccacttaggtatattaagtactcttttcttttatattttttaatatgagacACAACACTCATAAGTGTACTCACGACACACAACAAAGCCTTGCTTATTAGGCCAAAAAatttctaattgtttttttaaaaaaatttccaacatGGCTAAATTAAGCCAAAAAAAGTAGGCcaaataccaaattttttaaaaacccgGTTAGCGGTGTGGATAATTGACTACCAACCAGTCACCCATGATTATTACATAACCGATTAACCAGTAGCCGGTTACCAATtctggtttttaaaattaaccaACCAGCTAACCTAGTTCCATTTAATGGTTCAGCCAATAACAGCTAATTGGAACCAGGCTTACACCCCTAAGGTTCGGTAGTGGGTAGTGAGCATTGGGTTGGAATGAATGAAAAAATTCAtgagattgatttgaattaaagaaacaatatttttatctttattgtaTTTGGTGATTTTACCTaatatgtcaaatttttattaaatgctataaaatgaagttttacACATCTTAATAGAAGGGACTCTCTAATTACATTGGACATGCATTATGGATTGAGTGAATAGATGTTTATATCCCATTCTTAGAGTATTTTATCATGTGATATTTCTCAAAGCCCAatcattatcttttaaattgaATTGGTTGAGATTTTATCATATCAacatttaattataaatcttTAATAAATCTTTTGTCACTAGAAACTCTttgaaaactcttttttttttttttggcagagTCTCGCTTGTTAAACAACAGAATTTCTGTTGGcaagatttaatttaaaaataaaaaaataaaaaaataaaaaataaaaattacatgaatACGCAATAAGAAAAGTATCTTATGGGGGATTTCATTAACGCATTAAAAACATGAATCACTTTGGTCACAATCCTATTTTAAGTGATCCTACCTAGCAACTGAACCTTTagaataattgtttttaaaattaaataattaagattttgtCGTATTAGTATTATATCACTTGACCAACCAACATTTATCGCATAACTATTTATCTGTCGGGAAAACTATcatattaggaaaaattacagtttatccctctaaagttgacagcgtttttcaattcgaacaataaagtttcaatttttgcaagccaccccctcaaagtttcaaatttttgcaatttgaccaattgtatccaaaacatctcatattgcccctaatttttatttattttttatacaaaatttaataaaataaataaaataaaataaaataaattcggGGTAGCTACTctatctggccatttttgcaccaccaaattttttttcataaaaaaatttaaaaaaaaaaaaaaatgagaggcaATAtcggaattttgggataatattggtcggattaaaaaaaaattgaaactttgtggggatggattgaaaaaattgaaactttgatattcgaattgaaaaacgctgtcaactttagtgggctaaactgtaattttcccatcaTATTATCTCTAACCGAAAAGTAAGAAGAAATCAAacaagtaataaaaaaatacagagaTTTATGTGATTCACCAATAAGCTATGTCTATAGAGTTTTAGCAAAGTTTCACTATTTCTTGAAAAACAATacaagaaacatatatatatatatatatatatatatatatatatataatcctaaTCAAAAGCGATTATAAATACAATCCAATGGGCCTCCGCTCCATGGACTAAACCCAAGAAAAGTTCCCATTTAAACTGTAGAGCTTCCAACGTTGAACTAGGTCGGATACAAATCAGGTTCTACATAGCCCAACattatcattttatatataataataataataataataataataataataataaaagatcaatcatctaaattcaaaaaaaatatatggaaaaGTTTACATACCCCTTTCAAACTatcatccaattgacaatgtcctcccttTCCAAACTTTCAGTTGTAACAATGTCCTCCCTATAGTAccaaaaaattgagaatatctCCCTTAAGGGCAACAAAAAGACAAGAAtgaccataaatttttttcaataagacaaaaatagtccaataaattcaaaaaacaaaaaaatgtttagggaaaaattaaaaaaaaagcccctcaaactaccaaccgttttcgatttagccccctaatgtttcaaaagtgataaagtaaccccccaaactaccaaactattgcattttgactactctgttagtcaaaaccgtcagtttggaaggaaactgcaaaacgacgtcgttttgttatgggtaagttactacaatgcccttttatgaaaaaaaaaaaaaaacaaaaaaaaaacaaaatttgggaaaaatataaaaaagctccccaaactaccagccgttttcattttagctccctaatgttcagaaagtgataaagtagcacccaacaaaacgacatcgttttgtagtttccgtccaaactaatggttttgactaacggagtggccaaatgcaatagtttggtagtttaggaggctactttatcacttttggaacattaggggctaaattgaaaatgactggtagtttggggggcttttttatatttttcccaaatgttttaaaaaaaaatgaaatttaaaataataataataattattagtttttgtttttttttttctttctttctattttaagggtatttttttcattgagtggacattgacaatttttggtagtttaggagtACATTgtcttaattaaaattttggaggacattgtcaattgagtgatagtttaaggagatatgtggactttctcctaaaaaataattgttaaataccaaaaaatgataaaagtaaCCAAAGATCAAGGATtgtaagtgaaatttttccttaagaatatattatataccacatttttatctcacaattatttcacaatgatgaCTGAAAGGTCCAAATAAattccaattaattttttttctttttttcattttacaaaGAGTATCTAAGAGTTGATTGAAATTGTCATGTCAgtattatgaaaatatatgttgGATGAAAATATAGTTGTAGCAttataaaataggaaaatgctTCATTTCCTCTTCTTATCCTTCTCCCGTACTCAtacttattaaaattatcattagatctATGAGGCTCATGTAGGTCTCACACATGTCCTCACATATTCGATGGCGATTGATCTAATGGCTCATGTGGGTTTCACACATGCCCTCACTGATTCGATGGCGATTTTGAACAGTGGGACGGTTGGAGAGGGATATATAAGGGGAGAATGTAGACCACAATAAAAATAAGTCCAAAGGGAAGGGACTCCTCAGCCGCATGGTGACAACTTtgtctttgtttggttgcttggGGAGGACAAAAGTTCAATGAATAAAGCCATGCACCGAGGGCCTAGTGAGCTTTTGACAGAAATAACGGTATCCGGGGACGGGCCCCAACCTCACTACCACTTGCCAGTTGCCATGTGCACGCTAAACCCCTTTCGAATAATGTCACTTTAAGAGCTAGGTTTGATagagtattgattaaataattagatttatctttttttatgaGCTTTAAGTCTTTacgataaatggtgatttaacatggtactAGAATTAAAAGTCTTCgaatcgaaccttgactcttTTAAATTCACgtcaaattttgattaaatatttcacgtgttgggcatcACATATTAAGAAAGTTTAAGCCCTCGTGAGtgaaagtgttaaagtattaattaaatgattagatcTATCTCTaattcctattagcttaaacttttaatttaacatGTCCTACGAAAATCGGAGTTCATTGCTTCTGTTAGTGTTTGATGCCAGCCTTTGACATAAGTTGAAAAGCCTAGTTGGGCCTACATCAGTTTCCCTCTAGAATAAGTTTCTTATACAGGCAGAGTGGGATTATTTGAACCGGATTCATCATAAGCATGAACTCAAATGCAGAATATATCCTATTTTAAAGGTTTTTATCTTCTGTGTAACTCCAAATGAATAGGTTCAAACTCTTGGAGTCTAGTTTAATCTTCAACAACAAGCTACAACATGAAAACTTTAGTTGAAAACTTCATAACAAGCAAATTCTGTATCCAAGGATGATGATGTTTTGAGCTCCATCTCGAAGCCACGTCCTTGTGTCATGTTGTTAGATTATATGTAATGCTGTTCCATATTGGTTGTTTACATATAGTGTctgtattattagcctatatatataagccCATTCTGTCCATTATTATGTGTGATTCAATATataaccttattctcaacatggtatcagaataCAGGTTCTAAATCacctttaatattttttttttcgcatcccattttctttttctggcgTCTCTAGTTTTCCGGCAAATCTTTCGCTCTGTCCTTTTCggttctctctcttctcctcgTCGTTTTCAACAAATCACTATACCGCTCTATATCACTTGAAATCTAGGAAGACAACCGTTACAAAGCCGCTGCACACAGTCCCATCAGAGTTCTCACGCTCCCACACGTGCCGCCCAAAGTCTTGGTTGTTCCGCCACAGGCAACCACGATGGTCCGCCTTCCAAATCTCCCTTTGGTGACTCCAGCACTGTTGACCTCACCCCATTCCGACGTGCCACGCGCCCATCAAATCTCTATGCGTGAATCTCACACACTAAGGTGCCGCCATCAATATGTAACTATATAAGACATATTATACAATATAACATATAACTATAGTTTATAGGTAACAAACtaacaatatattattatatataactagatAATAGAaactatattatatttataatgtgAGCAAGTTATAAATATAGTATACTATGTACAACTAATTAACTATAGTACAAATATAGTATATAgttaggaaaatgttaaggtcacaacacaaATCCAAATTGTGGCTAACTTCTCTCCTACGggtcatctaaaaaaaaaaattgagagagaggattttgggattctgaaaatttggaaaaaaaaaaaaaaaaagacaatttgtttggtttaaaattcaaattttttttacacgtaggagagaagttggccatgaatTGAGTTTAtgttgtgtccgtatcaaacctcaGTTAGTTAtacatgaagaagaaaaaagaataataatataaataacatatatagaaatattgagtaacttatggttaattatatttactaaGTTGCTTATTTActtagtatatattaattaactagataatatgttagtttatgaactaactactttttttcttttttttctttttttctttttttgaaatggtaTTCTCGTCGCATTACTGTGggaaaaatttctcaaaaaaaaaaacacacacaataCCCTGGACACATAAAGGCAGTATGgattacttaatatatatatatatatgaattacttaatatttatgtgTGTGTATTAGTTAACATACTAACACTGAGTTAGTTCATTATACAGATCCCTAAAACCCATACTGCCTTTATGTGTCCAGGGtattgtgtgtgttttttttttttttttgggagaaattttTCCAACAGTAATGCGATGAgaataccattaaaaaaaaaaagtagttagttcataaactaacatattatctAGGGAACGAACTAACGAATGGAACAAACGAACCAAGTTCAAGCCTCTATCGAATTTTGTTAAGTGAATCAAGCAAATATTATTTACTAATCGAATGAGAAATAAGAAATCAGCCATGAAAATTGAAAGGCATAAACTAAGCGATGATATCGGAGCAATCAAAGGGGTGGAGGACGACCATGGACAGACCCATTGACTTGCAGGGTCTTCTGCTGCCCGAAAAATGGTCGCACTGGGTCAAGTCTGGGTCAGGGTGGCAATTTCCAACAACTGGCGGCTTGAACTCACCCAAGCTTTCCCACCTTGAGTCAACCATGTTTCGATGTTTTTCTGTAAGCCTTCATTTGAAATTGCACTGCATGTGTATATGGAATGAgagatctttcttttcttccgcGGCCGTTGGAAAACTGGCGGTAAAGATGCCATTGATATCGGCGCCAAAGACCGGACAACCATGCAGGACCCATTGACTTGTTGGTTTCATGCTTGATTGGCTCTTAAcctcttttatttttgcttgAAGATTGGCTCATGCTTTGTGGAATCAATGATTATGTCCCAAGAAATccgatttttttctttttttcttttttaacaatattattatatgatttaatataataaagaTGATGTGCAAATGAAAATAAgtcacttaaatttttttttttttttgaaacaagtgCTAATaaagaaaagccaaatttaAGGATTTAACTAATTATTAAAGTCCTCAACAAATTTGATGAGTAGGGTAACTCAAAATTAATACATAAGTTAAattaataatactaaaaaaggACATTGTgaatagtaaaagtaaataaaatatataatgaaaGTTGATAACTATAATGATATGTTGAATGTGGGTGAAGTAAAAGAGCACGCAGCGTTCCACACACGCCagtgccaaaaataaaaaaatttaattataaaaaataaaaaaataaaaaatttgcactggcgtgcgtggcacgccgtGTGCTGTATATCACGGTCCGTTGAATGTAGGTGGTATAAGAAAGttggaagagaaaataaaaagataaaacaaaatgtGTTCTATAGCCTACTATTTGCCTATGTGAATGCTCCCAAAATGTGGGTCACATAGAGGATCTtatctcctatatatatagagggaaAATGTATGCTTTCTTCCTCACAAATCATTAATTGCTAGAGGCCATTGCTGAAGAACCCTATTCAGTTCGAAGACAATGGCTTTGGCACTAGGGAAGAAAGTTTTCATTGTCATGTTGACAATTTTGGGGAGTTGGGCATCTCAAGCCACCTCCCACACATTGCAAGTAGCAGCTTCCATGGCTGAGAGACACAAGGAATGGATGGCTCAGTATGATCGCAAGTATTCAGACGATGCAGAGAAAGAAAGCAGGTTCAAGATATTCAAAGAAAATGCAGAATTTGTAGAGAAAGTCAACAACGAAGGGAATCACACTTACAAGTTAAGTCTCAATGCATTTGCAGACTTAACAACTGAAGAATTCATTGCCTCTCGAACTGGATACAAGATCACCAATCAGTCAAGGTCCACCAATGTTAGCACATCATTTAGGTATGAAAACCTGAGTGAAATTCCAATGACTATGGATTGGAGAGAGCAAGGAGCTGTCACCCCTGTTAAGGACCAAGGCCAATGTGGTAAGAAGATCACATATCTTAAACTCTGAGTTTAACTTAAATTTCTGAGCTTACTGTTGTTCTAACAAGATTTCTGTCATGGGTGATTTGTACGCATGCATGCAGGATGTTGTTGGGCGTTTTCAGCGGTGGCAGCGGTAGAGGGGATCACCAAGATCAAAACTGGCAATTTGATCTCCCTGTCTGAGCAACAACTGCTAGACTGTGACAACAATGACAAAAATGGCTGCCATGGCGGTCTCATGGATAATgcatttacatatataatacaaaacaaAGGACTCACCACTGAAACAAATTACCCATATTATGCTGAGGAGAGAGCTTGTGACATGCAGAAGGCGTCTTATTATGAAGCTCAAATCAGTGGTTTTGAAGATGTACCTGCTAATGATGAGGAGGCATTGCTTAAGGCCGTGGCCGGCCAACCCGTCTCAGTTGCCATTGATGGTTACGGACCAGCCTTTCAACACTATTCAAGCGGGGTCTTCAGTGGAGAATGTACAACTAGCCTAAACCATGCTGTTACTGTAATTGGGTACGGAACGACTGAAGATGGTACCAAGTACTGGTTAGCGAAGAATTCATGGGGCGAGACATGGGGAGAGGGTGGGTACATAAGGATTCAAAGAGATGTTGGTGCACCAGAAGGTCTGTGTGGCATTGCCAAGCAAGCTTCCTATCCAGTAATTGCTTAGGTACTGCAAAGGTCGATGTATTGTGTACCTAGCTATAAGCATTGCTAGCTCTCTCTTTTCCTATATGCAGGTTTAATGCTCTGGGCTGTGAAAATGCCTGTATTGCTGCTTCTATTCTGTCATCAAAATCTGTATTGCTctctattttaatatttatatgcaCTGGCCTATAACCTGTGCAATATATGCAAGGGTTTTTcactataatttaattttaaagtttattattatttcgaaaacatcttaaaaaataatagcaaaatatataaatattaataatgcCATgtttcttttaagaaagaacAGAGATATGACACAAACAAAGACTCAAAAAAATAGCAATATCATCATTATCACAAACAGGTGAGGTAAGAGCTTGGGCCTACACATTCTAAGCAATTGGGCAGAATTACTCAATTACATCATATAGCATATTAAAACTGAAATTAATTTCGTGTGATTTATATAACACAAATCATCTGTAGTTGCATTAGAGATGCTAAAGCAGAAGACTCTAACCAAATTTATATCAAGGATATCTTTTGCATTGAAAAATCTCAATGAAAATGACCAGGGATGAACTAAACAACAAGAACAAGAGAAGACTGAGAGGAAGTAAATTgcaattaacaaaaatattccCAAATCAGTGTTATTACACTAGCCATCATTACACATAAGCTTGAACCACTAGACATCAAGTCCACATATTTGAACTACTAGACATCAGCATCTCATCACATTTTCATACTGAAACTGAATCAAGAAGAGAAACAGTTACCCACGCTTCCCACTGTTGGGATTGGACTTTGTGCAAAGGACTTTCCGTCCCTTGGCACGTCGGCGCTTCAACACTGCTCTACCACTGGTGGTTCTCATCCTTCTGCGGAAGCCATGAGTCCGAGCCAGAGATTTCCGCGACCTGCTTCTCTTTGTCAGACAAAGAGCAGCCTTCCCAGCCCTCACAACTAGGCTGCGGCCTTTATCTCTTCCAACCCCAATGCTAGAATTCAAATCCAAACCCAAAGACAAACCTGGAAATAAAAAGCCAAATGAAGTTTAAATCTGAAGAAAAATTCCTTTGAGGCTTCCTTCTTCAACATTTCTCACTGTCAATTATGGCTAAAAGAAGTGGCCACAAGGGGATCAAACAAGAATTACTACTGCACGTAGAGCTCAACGTAGGGTTattccttctctcttttctctttttcttttttattcaaaccttCTGCTCAAACAACTGAATTATTATTGCAATTGCAATCTTGGTAAGTTGTTGTCAATACTGAATTGCATAACCCGCTATCACAAAGAATGCAGCATCCTATCTTTTTGCTACAAAGGAAAGAGTTAAAAATTTTCCAGTGGCATTGTATTCTCTACATGTTTTacattattcttttaataaaattcagTTTAATTACTaaaagtattaaagtattaattagaTAGTTAAATTCACcttttcctattagcttaaaccTTTGACATGAGTAATGATTcattatggtatcaaagccaagcTCCTAACCTTAACTCTTCAgtttattttccattttaattaaaataattcatGTATTATCTTAACTATTCTGCATGTGaggaaaatgttaaagtataaattaaataattaaattcaccaatttttatcagcttaaacttttgagataagtggtaatttattagaaagaacaaagaaatataATTGTTCCTTTAATAAGATTCAGTTTAATTACTAGAAGGACAAAGAAATGCCCTTCTAACACTAAGCTATGTCTTAGTTATATTTCGATAGCAAAATTGCATTCTTTTAGCTTTTCTAATCAAGAAAAGATTTCCAGCAGAAAACCAAAAATGCAACCCCATGGAATTCAGAACCAATATTTATAAATAACCACAAAATTCCAAAATGGGTTTAGGCCCAAATTGCATATGAAATACCAAACCAAACCCATGTTTGAATAAACCATAGCATTAACCACCCAAAATATCATACTAGGGGGGGAAAATTGAACCCACATGCCAGAATCACCAAATAGCAAAACAAAGCACGAAATTTGATGCATAAATATTCAGAGTGGTGGTGAAGTTACCTGAAAATgaagaaggaaaagagagagatgaggaagaagaagaagaggaggggaTAAAGGAGCAATGAAGCAACCCAGAAGCAGAGGTGGGGCGGTTCCCAGCGTTCAAGGAAACGGAGCTCCTTGTTGTTGAACCGGAAAGGAATGTGAGCGAAGCTGAAGGAGTGGAAGTCTGTCTCCCTCCTCCACACGAAACCCAAGGTGACGATGACGATAACACTGTCAGCGaagccatttttcttcttcaattctcACACTTGCctcctctctgtctctctctgtttgTTTGGAGATGAGGTAGCCTTATCGAATACCCGTGCAACCCGGGTGGGCTTTTGCGACGGAGGCCCAGAATCGAGCTTTACAGCCCAGAAGATGGCCCAATACACCAGCCCAAACAAAAAGGATGATCTCTAAATGCACAAAACAGGATTCTCTCCCGTTCAAAtgaattagttatatttgaagggcatttttgtcccTTCCCCTAAAAATTAGGAGACAAAAATGCctctcaaatataattaactgaagaatctccaattcatttgaatgggagagaatcctaattcatTTTTCACACTCATACATGgctttaaaaatcattattaaatttaggatgaatctttattatattttaatctaatggtgattttaaaagccacttatggtgtgacatttaaaattaccaatatatcaaaatttaataatgatcatctcaaatttaatagagattttaaaagccacgttatatttgagaaaactcTAATAAGACTCTAgttctccttatatcattattctGCAACTCAAATAATAAACATCaagaaaagagtaattttatatgCTATCTTCTCATTCCACCTTATCTTAGTGTTGATGTGGTAATATTCATCAAATCTTAAATTAgcccttattttaaaaaataaagattgataaGTATTGTCACATTAGTTTCGGTAGGATAATAGTGAAATGGGAGTGTAGTATACAGtaggggtgtaaaaaaaaaaaacaaaaaaaaaaagcggaaAACCCAGACCAAAATTGGGAAACCGGTTTGAAATCGGTTGGGAAAAACCAGTAACTAGGATGCCCGATTCCAATTACCGGTTTTGGGGTTCTTAAATACCCGGTTAT
Coding sequences within it:
- the LOC132170608 gene encoding ervatamin-B-like; amino-acid sequence: MALALGKKVFIVMLTILGSWASQATSHTLQVAASMAERHKEWMAQYDRKYSDDAEKESRFKIFKENAEFVEKVNNEGNHTYKLSLNAFADLTTEEFIASRTGYKITNQSRSTNVSTSFRYENLSEIPMTMDWREQGAVTPVKDQGQCGCCWAFSAVAAVEGITKIKTGNLISLSEQQLLDCDNNDKNGCHGGLMDNAFTYIIQNKGLTTETNYPYYAEERACDMQKASYYEAQISGFEDVPANDEEALLKAVAGQPVSVAIDGYGPAFQHYSSGVFSGECTTSLNHAVTVIGYGTTEDGTKYWLAKNSWGETWGEGGYIRIQRDVGAPEGLCGIAKQASYPVIA
- the LOC132170609 gene encoding large ribosomal subunit protein bL34c; protein product: MASLTVLSSSSPWVSCGGGRQTSTPSASLTFLSGSTTRSSVSLNAGNRPTSASGLLHCSFIPSSSSSSSSLSFPSSFSGLSLGLDLNSSIGVGRDKGRSLVVRAGKAALCLTKRSRSRKSLARTHGFRRRMRTTSGRAVLKRRRAKGRKVLCTKSNPNSGKRG